The proteins below come from a single Sorghum bicolor cultivar BTx623 chromosome 4, Sorghum_bicolor_NCBIv3, whole genome shotgun sequence genomic window:
- the LOC8073836 gene encoding protease Do-like 7, giving the protein MESPAKEEAGGELAMEIESSVTAEDWRRALSRVVPSVVVLRTTAPRAFDTEVAGASYATGFVVDKSRGIILTNRHVVKPGPVVAEAMFVNREEIPVYPLYRDPVHDFGFFRYDPGAIKFLKYDEIPLAPEAASVGLEIRVVGNDSGEKVSILAGTLARLDREAPYYKKDGYNDFNTFYMQAASGTKGGSSGSPVVDCQGRAVALNAGSKSSSASAFFLPLERVVRALNLIRDSWDAFGTKPESVYIPRGTLQATFQHKGFEETRRLGLRNETEQMVRVVSPVGETGMLVVDSVVPEGPAHKHLEPGDVLVRIDEEVVTQFLRLETLLDDSVGREIDLQIERGGVPLTVKLQVEDLHSITPNHFLEVSGAVIHPLSYQQARNFRFKCGLVYVAEAGYMLSRASVPRHAIIKKLAGEDIAHLDDLIAVLSKLSRGSRVPLEYVKYTDRHRNKSVLVTIDQHEWYAPPQLYTRNDGTGLWTGKPAMSPESPFLAPAHHANHVDTNSNSVSSLSESSPMDLKCQYDSENLADGCIKMQTDDEIVVDGSHSNEDSLVEKKRRRVDEEIAAEGTLPSYGDLEDVKGGSLRHPSNAEGSELARTISSNASLAEQVIEPALVMFEVHVPPVCMLDGVHSQHFFGTGVIIYHSEHLGLVAVDRNTVAVSISDIMLSFAAYPIEIPGEVVFLHPVHNFALVAYDPSALGAGASVVRAAKLLPEPALRRGDSVYLVGLSRSLQATSRKSIITNPCTAVNIGSADCPRYRAINMEVIELDTDFGSTFSGILTDEQGRVQALWASFSTQLKYGCSSSEDHQFVRGIPIYAISQVLEKIISGTQGPFRLINGIKRPMPFVRLLEVELYPTLLSKARSYGLSDNWVQALAKKDPVRRQVLRVKGCLAGSKAENLLEQGDMILAINKEPITCFLDIEKACQGLDQSIGSDGVLNMTIFRQGKEIDLIVGTDVRDGNGTTRMVNWCGCIIQDPHSAVRALGFLPEEGHGVYVARWCHGSPVHRYGLYALQWIIEVNGQPTTDLETFIQVVKGLEDGEFVRVRTVHLNGKPRVLTLKQDLHYWPTWELSFEPETATWRRRIIKALQSTKA; this is encoded by the exons GGCCTGTGGTCGCGGAGGCCATGTTCGTGAACAGGGAAGAGATCCCTGTGTACCCCCTGTACAGAGATCCT GTACATGATTTTGGTTTTTTTCGCTATGATCCAGGTGCCATTAAGTTTCTCAAGTATGATGAGATTCCGCTGGCACCTGAAGCAGCATCAGTCGGGCTAGAAATCCGGGTTGTCGGAAATGACAGCGGGGAAAAG GTTTCAATTTTGGCAGGAACACTTGCTCGACTTGATAGAGAAGCACCATACTACAAGAA GGATGGATATAATGATTTCAATACATTCTATATGCAG GCTGCATCTGGTACTAAAGGTGGCTCAAGTGGTTCACCTGTTGTTGATTGCCAAGGAAGGGCTGTTGCCCTGAATGCTGGAAGCAAATCTTCCAGTGCCTCTGCCTTCTTCCTTCCATTAGAACGT GTTGTCAGAGCACTGAATTTGATACGTGATAGCTGGGATGCATTTGGTACCAAGCCAGAATCTGTTTATATTCCACGTGGTACACTTCAG GCGACCTTTCAACACAAAGGATTTGAAGAAACTCGGCGTCTTGGCCTCCGGAATGAAACCGAGCAG ATGGTGCGTGTAGTTTCTCCAGTAGGCGAGACTGGAATGCTGGTTGTTGATTCAGTG GTACCTGAAGGCCCTGCGCATAAACATTTGGAACCTGGTGATGTTCTAGTACGCATCGATGAGGAG GTTGTAACTCAGTTTCTTAGATTGGAGACTTTACTTGATGATAGTGTTGGCAGGGAAATTGATTTGCAGATAGAGAGGGGTGGAGTTCCTTTAACAGTAAAATTGCAG GTTGAGGATTTGCACTCTATAACTCCAAATCATTTCTTGGAAGTTAGTGGTGCTGTCATCCATCCACTGTCATATCAGCAG GCTAGAAACTTCCGATTCAAATGTGGTCTCGTATATGTTGCTGAAGCAGG GTACATGCTCTCTCGGGCATCTGTTCCACGTCATGCCATTATTAAAAAGCTTGCAGGAGAGGATATTGCACATTTAGATGACCTTATTGCAGTTCTTTCAAAATTGTCTAGGGGATCACGAGTGCCTCTAGAATATGTCAAATACACTGACCGTCACCGGAACAAA TCTGTACTGGTGACAATTGATCAACATGAATGGTATGCGCCACCTCAGTTATATACTCGAAATGATGGAACTGGCTTGTGGACTGGAAAACCAGCTATGTCACCGGAATCTCCATTTTTAGCTCCAGCTCATCATGCTAATCATGTGGACACAAACTCGAACTCTGTTTCATCTTTATCTGAATCTAGTCCTATGGATCTCAAGTGCCAGTATGATTCTGAGAACCTGGCAGATGGATGCATCAAGATGCAAACTGATGATGAGATTGTTGTAGATGGATCTCACTCTAACGAAGATTCTCTTGTTGAGAAAAAAAGGCGACGTGTGGATGAGGAGATAGCTGCTGAGGGAACTTTACCATCTTATGGAGATCTAGAGGATGTTAAAGGTGGTTCTTTGAGGCATCCTTCCAATGCAGAAGGCTCTGAACTTGCTCGAACAATATCAAGTAATGCATCTTTGGCAGAACAAGTAATTGAACCAGCCCTAGTAATGTTTGAG GTGCATGTGCCGCCTGTTTGCATGCTTGATGGAGTTCACTCTCAACATTTCTTTGGAACAGGAGTTATAATATATCATTCTGAACATCTGGGTCTGGTTGCAGTTGATAGGAATACGGTTGCTGTATCTATCTCTGATATAATGCTTTCATTTGCTGCATATCCCATTGAAATACCTGGAGAG GTTGTTTTCCTCCATCCTGTTCACAACTTTGCTCTTGTCGCTTATGATCCTTCTGCACTAGGAGCTGGAGCATCTGTTGTCCGGGCTGCTAAGCTTCTACCAG AACCTGCTTTGCGACGAGGAGATTCTGTCTATCTAGTTGGGCTTAGTAGAAGCTTACAGGCAACATCAAGGAAATCAATCATAACTAATCCTTGCACAGCTGTTAATATTGGGTCAGCTGATTGTCCTCGATACCGTGCAATAAATATGGAGGTCATTGAGCTTGATACTG ATTTTGGTAGCACATTTTCGGGCATATTAACTGATGAGcaaggaagagttcaagcattATGGGCTAGCTTTTCTACCCAG CTGAAATATGGTTGCAGCAGCTCAGAGGACCATCAGTTTGTTAGAGGCATACCAATATATGCAATAAGCCAAGTACTTGAGAAGATTATCTCTGGAACTCAAGGACCTTTTAGGCTTATCAACGGAATAAAGAGGCCAATGCCATTTGTCAGACTTTTGGAGGTGGAACTTTATCCAACTTTGCTATCCAAGGCAAGAAGTTATGGATTGAGTGATAACTGGGTGCAG GCCCTTGCGAAGAAGGATCCTGTGCGTAGACAAGTCCTGCGGGTGAAAGGTTGTTTGGCTGGATCGAAAGCAGAAAATCTTCTAGAGCAGGGAGATATGATTCTTGCTATTAACAAGGAGCCAATTACATGCTTCCTTGACATTGAGAAGGCTTGCCAAGGATTGGACCAATCCATTGGGTCAGATGGAGTGCTTAACATGACAATATTCCGTCAG GGAAAAGAAATCGACCTTATTGTTGGAACTGATGTAAGAGATGGCAATGGTACAACCCGAATGGTTAATTGGTGTGGATGCATTATCCAGGATCCTCATTCAGCAGTGCGTGCACTTGGCTTTTTACCAGAAGAAGgtcatggtgtttatgttgctag ATGGTGTCATGGAAGTCCGGTACATAGATATGGCCTCTATGCTCTCCAGTGGATCATCGAAGTTAATGGGCAACCAACAACGGATCTGGAAACCTTTATACAGGTGGTGAAG GGTCTCGAAGATGGTGAATTTGTTAGGGTGAGGACTGTCCATTTGAATGGAAAGCCTCGTGTACTTACTCTAAAACAGGACCTTCACTACTGGCCGACATGGGAGCTCAGCTTTGAACCCGAAACTGCTACATGGCGGAGGAGAATAATAAAAGCATTGCAATCAACTAAGGCGTGa
- the LOC8073837 gene encoding proline-rich protein 2, with protein sequence MGCYPPLGKFVSKALGKCNGRQRWREGRLDFDYALAYPPTETHYMRPVARTVTFASNNSIYVIPPSSPPPQPQPQQQNAPEPQQPQTPPGHEPEQQHQQDPPESQPPPQPQTTEQPEQPDPPAQTQDDAPPKGPKRGKKKQPGRVRFGPEPPPPPQQQQEQEQAQQSPGNIEKPPDHGPPHGAAPAPAATQGQQGYLLRYTPSPLPRWEATPRRHEYFSGEYRSYYPTPVREGIYRIATDANRLTTIFSEENPNACTIV encoded by the exons ATGGGTTGCTATCCTCCCCTGGGCAAGTTCGTGTCTAAAGCGCTCGGAAAATGCAACG GGCGCCAACGATGGAGGGAAGGGAGGCTGGACTTCGATTACGCCTTGGCCTATCCGCCCACGGAGACCCACTACATGCGGCCGGTGGCGCGCACGGTGACCTTCGCCAGCAACAACTCCATCTACGTGATCCcaccgtcgtcgccgccgccgcaaccGCAACCGCAGCAGCAGAACGCACCAGAGCCCCAGCAACCCCAAACGCCGCCCGGACACGAGCCCGagcagcagcaccagcaggatCCACCCGAATCCCAACCTCCTCCTCAACCCCAAACCACCGAGCAACCAGAGCAGCCCGATCCACCCGCGCAAACGCAAGACGACGCGCCGCCAAAGGGCCCGAAACGAGGCAAGAAGAAGCAGCCCGGCCGCGTCCGGTTCGGCCCGGAGCCGCCTCCTCCCCCTCAGCAGCAACAGGAACAAGAGCAAGCACAGCAGAGCCCGGGCAACATCGAGAAACCGCCGGATCACGGGCCTCCTCACGGCgcggcgcccgcgcccgcggccACGCAGGGGCAGCAGGGGTACCTGCTCCGGTACACGCCGTCGCCGCTGCCAAGGTGGGAGGCGACGCCGCGGCGGCACGAGTACTTCTCCGGGGAGTACCGGAGCTACTACCCGACGCCGGTGCGCGAGGGCATCTACCGCATCGCCACTGACGCCAACAGGCTCACCACCATCTTCAGCGAGGAGAATCCCAACGCCTGCACGATCGTCTGA